From one Lycium barbarum isolate Lr01 chromosome 6, ASM1917538v2, whole genome shotgun sequence genomic stretch:
- the LOC132644732 gene encoding protein NUCLEOLAR FACTOR 1-like, which yields MARKEAKLAVTAAKTAAFERLYTELEGKGGDKKLYRLAKVRERKARDLDQGSALSPFLFALAMDALTRHIQGEMPWCMLFAHDIVLIDETWSGVNVRLEVWRQTLESKGFKLSRMKTEYLECKFSEVIQVEDEDVHLDARVIPKKESSDSDASRLSEPGASLHQGGLGNPVGRIGGTETDDDNSEASGSDEEQELRVNGQPTRGACASTSSFHSHLDHKLSKEEVDRLEKKKWTYKWMVAMSNHKWRGTGECFLKEPDNFLFHGLKPTLHKHWLGIYEKSGGADFDSSKQRLFFSVCNSYRDILHHNKKPFYLKGQEEDSSTMDAYIMHSLNHIFRTRDLVKKNEAKLAKLQENVKANVLNNESFLDRGFTRPKVLILLPLASVAFRVVKRLIDLTPPKYKSNVEEHERFYREFGAGVSEDKEDEDATEIPELKRTSKPSDFQALFGGNNNDHFMIGIKFTRRSIKLYGDFYSSDMIVASPLGLITKIGEAELYKDKNVDYLSSIEVLIVDHADVILMQNWSHVNTIVEQLNRIPSEQHGTDIMRIRQWYLDGQAPFYRQSIILSSHINPDINGLFNHHCLNHEGKVKLASEYKGVLPKVVLQIRQIYERFDVKTAEDADDARFDYFTKKVFPKIKDSIEGGIMLFISSYFEFIRVRNFLKSQEASFCLLGEYTEQSDISRARGRFFDGKKKFMLYTERAHFYHRYKIRGIQNLIIYSLPERKEFYPEVVNMLQGSACTVLFSRFDQLRLERIVGTAASKRMVTSDKGVYVFC from the exons GGGTCCGCTCTTAGCCCCTTTTTGTTTGCTTTGGCGATGGACGCATTGACGCGCCACATTCAAGGAGAGATGCCGTGGTGCATGTTGTTTGCACATGACATTGTGCTTATTGACGAGACGTGGAGCGGCGTTAACGTGAGACTAGAGGTTTGGAGACAGACCCTGGAGTCGAAAGGTTTCAAGTTAAGCAGGAtgaagacagagtacttagagtgcaagttcagtgaggTGATTCAGGTAGAGGATGAGGACGTGCATCTAGATGCTCGGGTCATCccgaagaaagaaa GTAGTGATAGTGATGCTTCTAGACTTAGCGAACCTGGTGCTAGTCTACATCAAGGTGGTCTGGGAAACCCTGTGGGACGGATTGGAGGTACTGAAACTGACGATGACAATTCAGAGGCTTCTGGTTCAGATGAAGAACAAGAATTGAGAGTAAATGGTCAACCTACAAGAGGGGCTTGTGCAAGCACAAG CTCATTTCACTCTCATTTGGATCACAAGTTATCCAAAGAAGAGGTCGACAGGCTAGAGAAAAAGAAATGGACTTACAAATGGATGGTAGCCATGTCAAATCACAAGTGGAGGGGTACAGGCGAGTGTTTTCTGAAG GAGCCAGACAACTTCTTGTTTCATGGCTTGAAGCCAACACTACACAAGCACTGGTTAGGTATCTATGAGAAGTCTGGAGGCGCAGATTTTGATTCATCAAAGCAGAGATTATTTTTCTCCGTCT GCAACAGCTACCGGGATATTCTGCACCACAACAAGAAACCCTTCTATCTCAAAGGTCAAGAAGAAGATTCAAGTACCATGGATGCTTATATTATGCATTCT CTCAATCATATTTTCAGAACCAGGGATCTTGTAAAGAAGAACGAGGCAAAACTAGCTAAGCTTCAGGAGAATGTGAAAGCAAATGTCCTTAATAATGAATCCTTTCTTGACCGTGGGTTCACTCGCCCTAAG GTTTTGATCCTTCTCCCTCTAGCAAGTGTTGCATTTCGGGTAGTCAAGCGGCTGATTGATTTGACACCTCCGAAATACAAG TCTAATGTAGAGGAGCATGAACGTTTCTATAGAGAATTTGGAGCTGGAGTAAGTGAAGACAAGGAGGATGAAGATGCTACAGAAATTCCTGAACTAAAAAGGACCTCAAAACCATCTGATTTTCAAGCATTATTTGGGGGAAATAACAATGATCATTTCATGATTGGAATTAAGTTCACTAG GAGGAGCATAAAATTGTACGGTGACTTCTACTCGTCAGACATGATTGTTGCTTCCCCTCTTGGCCTAATCACT AAAATCGGGGAGGCAGAATTATACAAGGATAAAAATGTCGATTATCTTTCTTCTATAGAG GTTCTAATTGTTGACCACGCAGATGTCATATTGATGCAG AATTGGTCACACGTGAATACAATTGTTGAACAATTAAATCGGATACCTTCCGAGCAGCATGGAACAGATATTATGCGCATTAGGCAATG GTATTTAGACGGTCAAGCGCCATTCTACCGGCAATCAATAATATTATCTTCTCACATAAATCCAG ACATCAATGGGTTATTCAACCATCATTGCCTCAACCACGAAGGAAAG GTCAAATTGGCAAGCGAGTATAAAGGTGTTTTACCAAAGGTAGTACTTCAAATACGGCAG ATTTATGAGCGATTTGATGTAAAGACTGCAGAAGATGCCGATGATGCTCGGTTTGATTATTTCACAAAAAAG GTGTTCCCCAAGATAAAGGATTCCATTGAG GGTGGTATAATGCTATTTATTAGTTCTTACTTTGAGTTTATCCGAGTAAGGAACTTTTTGAAGTCACAAGAGGCATCCTTTTGTCTACTGGGAGA GTACACCGAGCAGAGTGATATATCTCGCGCACGAGGGAGGTTTTTCGATGGAAAGAAGAAATTCATGCTTTACACTGAAAGAGCTCACTTCTATCACCGATACAAG ATACGTGGCATTCAGAACTTGATCATTTATTCACTTCCAGAGCGGAAAGAATTTTACCCAGAG GTTGTAAATATGCTACAAGGGTCTGCTTGCACTGTTCTATTTTCTCGCTTTGACCAGCTTCGG CTCGAGAGGATTGTTGGTACTGCTGCTTCGAAAAGGATGGTCACGTCGGACAAGGGTGTTTATGTCTTCTGTTAA